One stretch of Chryseobacterium fluminis DNA includes these proteins:
- a CDS encoding endonuclease/exonuclease/phosphatase family protein: MKIVRLIFLILHLGIFLLLVGMLMNAYVPPKIFPWFNLLSLGFPVLLTGYILLTFFWIFSWKKRAFVFMFLGLIFTGPVKRWVNYSPDKKEAADLKIVSFNVKAGGTGVANIEKYINGLQADVVLLQEYGGKKKYEFKGLKSGPETQLISIYSKYKIIDQKQLINSDYEYNNAYANQTDIEIKGKTYRFINVYLQPFKFEKEMVKLNGNSDADEQKLKNIVRRLIPTFKMHQEQVEEVRKGIDGSPYPVILAGDFNSVPNSYEYYHLSEGLQDAFVEAGKGSATSFHDYKFPIRIDYIFTSETVRPISYKVDRSVKISDHYPVISTLKLSR, encoded by the coding sequence GTGAAAATCGTTCGTCTTATATTTTTAATTTTACATTTAGGGATTTTCCTTCTTTTAGTCGGAATGTTAATGAATGCTTACGTTCCGCCGAAAATATTTCCATGGTTCAATTTACTTTCTCTGGGGTTCCCTGTTTTGTTGACAGGGTATATACTGCTTACTTTTTTCTGGATCTTCAGCTGGAAAAAAAGAGCATTTGTCTTTATGTTTCTGGGATTAATATTCACAGGTCCTGTTAAACGATGGGTCAATTACTCACCGGATAAAAAAGAAGCTGCCGATTTAAAGATTGTTTCCTTTAATGTAAAAGCAGGAGGTACCGGAGTGGCAAATATTGAAAAATATATTAATGGTCTTCAGGCCGATGTGGTCCTTCTGCAGGAATATGGAGGGAAGAAAAAATATGAATTCAAAGGATTGAAAAGCGGCCCGGAAACCCAGCTGATTTCAATCTATTCAAAATATAAAATTATTGACCAGAAGCAGCTTATCAACAGCGATTATGAATACAATAATGCTTATGCCAACCAGACGGATATCGAAATAAAAGGGAAGACTTACCGTTTTATTAACGTGTATCTCCAGCCCTTTAAGTTTGAAAAAGAGATGGTGAAACTGAACGGCAACAGTGATGCCGACGAACAGAAGCTTAAAAATATCGTCAGAAGGCTGATCCCGACCTTTAAAATGCATCAGGAGCAGGTAGAAGAGGTTCGAAAAGGAATAGACGGTTCTCCATATCCGGTAATCCTGGCCGGTGACTTTAATTCAGTTCCCAATTCTTATGAATATTATCATTTGTCTGAAGGTTTGCAGGATGCATTTGTTGAAGCAGGGAAAGGAAGTGCAACAAGCTTTCACGACTATAAATTTCCAATAAGAATTGACTATATTTTTACCTCGGAGACGGTAAGACCGATAAGTTATAAGGTGGACCGTTCAGTAAAAATTTCAGATCATTATCCTGTAATTTCTACCCTTAAACTCAGCCGGTAA
- a CDS encoding rhomboid family intramembrane serine protease: MFNNIPPITRNIIIINIVVYVITNFFLYALGNFQLYSILSAYYPFSPFFKSWQIITSMFMHAPLGDGSGLMHIFFNMFMLYNFSFLENILGGKRYLILYFLSGIGAYVIFNAWEFVQVEIFARELESLGFNIYEYFSNTNQILKGSQESIATQKELIEKIIKIISTPLVGASGAIFGVLAAFATIYPNTKLMILFVPFPIKAKHLLIFSIVISLFLGYRGNDSGTAHLAHVGGALVGFLLAKIWRKHLYRFN; encoded by the coding sequence ATGTTTAATAATATACCGCCAATTACGAGAAATATTATCATTATAAATATTGTTGTCTATGTGATAACTAATTTTTTTCTTTATGCTTTAGGCAATTTTCAGTTATATTCAATACTATCGGCATATTATCCTTTTTCACCGTTCTTTAAATCATGGCAGATTATTACATCAATGTTCATGCATGCTCCATTGGGAGATGGGTCAGGATTAATGCATATTTTTTTTAATATGTTTATGTTGTATAATTTTTCTTTTTTAGAAAATATATTAGGAGGAAAAAGATACTTAATACTTTATTTTCTTAGTGGAATAGGAGCTTATGTAATATTTAATGCTTGGGAATTTGTTCAGGTTGAAATTTTTGCGAGAGAATTAGAAAGTCTTGGGTTTAATATTTATGAATATTTTTCAAATACTAATCAGATTTTGAAAGGTTCCCAAGAGTCAATAGCCACGCAGAAAGAATTAATTGAAAAAATTATAAAGATAATTTCTACTCCTCTCGTTGGGGCTTCAGGAGCTATTTTTGGCGTATTAGCAGCGTTTGCTACAATTTACCCGAATACAAAACTTATGATTTTATTTGTTCCTTTTCCTATAAAAGCCAAACATCTTCTTATTTTCAGTATAGTAATTTCTCTTTTTTTGGGATACCGTGGAAATGATAGTGGTACGGCTCACTTAGCTCACGTGGGAGGTGCGCTGGTTGGGTTTCTTTTGGCAAAAATATGGAGAAAACATTTATACCGTTTTAATTAA
- the mutL gene encoding DNA mismatch repair endonuclease MutL yields the protein MSDIIQLLPDHVANQIAAGEVVQRPASIVKELLENAIDAEATKIELILRDAGKNLIQVVDDGKGMSETDARMAFERHATSKIRGTEDIFKIITKGFRGEALASIAAVSQVELRTKQKAAAIGTNIYIEGGVFQFQDPVQTAEGSNFLVKNLFYNVPARRKFLKNNNVEFRHVIDEFQRVALAHEGLEFSLFHDDEAVFRLRKGSLMQRIVDVFGRKLQPQLIPIKEDIIWCKLQGFVAKPEGAKKTRGEQFLFVNGRYFKSAYFNKAVQEAFDGLLMPGYVPTFFLYLDLDPGKIDVNIHPQKTEVKFEDEHLIFALLRSTIKRSLGIYNVAPSLDFERDPELDSMMNTSPSKSNGGVLRMPEIIVDKDYNPFLEEREVFNQGEIQNLTEMYHTNITAEPSKINLFEDEDFDEDLMRLPNGYWLFNKGDRTLMLDLGRMHRLMVSENSKPTKRSAPGSHALLFSLEYHMNEIENTKYKSIKKYLPELGFEISVAHESVLRIDAVPEGLKETQVMKFLENLFEILEYKTEEEFMQFYQNQWGKLQSKSRFDFIYKKDAEQLIKDFTALGFPEFLPNGKRCFFEVPFNDFKNKF from the coding sequence ATGTCAGATATTATTCAGCTTTTACCGGATCATGTAGCCAACCAAATTGCGGCAGGAGAGGTCGTGCAAAGACCTGCATCCATCGTGAAAGAACTTTTGGAAAATGCTATTGATGCAGAAGCTACCAAAATTGAGTTGATCCTCAGAGATGCCGGAAAAAATCTGATACAGGTTGTAGATGACGGGAAGGGCATGTCCGAAACAGATGCAAGAATGGCATTTGAAAGACATGCGACATCCAAAATCAGAGGGACGGAAGATATTTTTAAGATTATAACGAAAGGGTTTCGCGGGGAGGCACTCGCTTCTATTGCTGCAGTTTCCCAGGTTGAATTAAGAACAAAACAGAAAGCTGCCGCCATTGGTACCAACATCTATATTGAAGGCGGCGTTTTTCAGTTTCAGGATCCGGTACAAACGGCGGAAGGGTCTAATTTTTTGGTTAAAAACCTTTTCTATAATGTTCCTGCCCGCAGAAAGTTTCTTAAAAACAATAATGTTGAATTCAGACATGTCATTGATGAATTTCAACGTGTTGCCCTGGCTCATGAAGGTCTGGAGTTTTCTCTGTTTCATGATGATGAGGCTGTTTTCAGGCTCAGAAAGGGAAGTCTGATGCAGCGTATTGTCGATGTATTCGGAAGAAAGTTGCAGCCACAATTAATTCCTATTAAAGAAGATATTATCTGGTGTAAGCTTCAGGGATTTGTTGCCAAGCCGGAAGGAGCTAAAAAGACCCGGGGTGAGCAGTTTCTTTTCGTGAACGGAAGGTATTTTAAAAGTGCCTACTTTAATAAAGCGGTTCAGGAAGCTTTTGACGGTCTTTTGATGCCGGGTTATGTACCTACATTCTTCCTGTACCTGGATCTTGATCCCGGGAAAATAGACGTGAATATCCATCCGCAGAAAACGGAAGTGAAATTTGAGGATGAGCATCTTATATTTGCTTTGCTCCGTTCTACGATAAAAAGATCTTTAGGGATTTATAATGTAGCACCAAGTCTTGATTTCGAGAGAGATCCGGAATTGGACAGTATGATGAATACCTCACCGAGCAAAAGCAATGGAGGAGTGCTTAGAATGCCGGAGATTATCGTTGATAAAGATTATAACCCGTTTTTGGAAGAGCGGGAGGTTTTTAATCAGGGAGAAATTCAGAACCTCACCGAAATGTATCACACCAATATCACAGCAGAGCCTTCAAAGATCAATCTCTTTGAAGATGAAGATTTTGATGAAGACTTAATGAGGTTGCCTAATGGATACTGGCTGTTCAATAAAGGAGACCGTACATTAATGCTGGATTTGGGCAGAATGCACAGGCTGATGGTTTCCGAGAACAGTAAACCTACAAAAAGAAGTGCACCGGGCAGCCATGCCCTGCTGTTTTCTCTGGAGTATCATATGAATGAGATTGAAAATACAAAGTATAAATCGATCAAAAAGTATCTCCCGGAGCTGGGGTTCGAAATAAGTGTCGCTCATGAAAGTGTATTGAGAATCGATGCCGTTCCGGAAGGGCTGAAAGAAACCCAGGTGATGAAATTCCTTGAAAATCTGTTTGAGATTCTGGAATATAAAACAGAAGAAGAATTCATGCAGTTTTATCAGAATCAGTGGGGCAAGCTGCAGTCTAAATCAAGATTCGATTTTATTTATAAAAAGGATGCGGAACAGCTGATCAAAGATTTTACGGCATTGGGTTTTCCTGAGTTTTTACCCAACGGGAAAAGATGCTTCTTTGAAGTTCCTTTTAATGATTTTAAAAATAAATTTTAA
- a CDS encoding YoaK family protein produces the protein MLRNYSNSRTLGDNIRLGTLTAFTAGTINIASLLIFLSFTSNVTGHYAILAAEISKGNWTQVAVVGLWIFLFFFGSFVSNFIVINFNKKSKYFAHSMPIVLEIICLLFVGVYGQFFYQKTLEETEYLVALMLFATGLQNGLTASISNFSVKTTHLTGTTTDLGILFSMFTQKKFRKNGELIGRAKLLSSIMVAYVFGAVFSGLTYYYLEFRVFYVISLCLLVVIGYDAYKIHIRHFNTQYRYSKIYKKPNLMAYLYDKIHGVPELKTKREKKRKLVFDE, from the coding sequence ATGTTAAGGAATTATAGTAACAGCAGGACGTTGGGAGACAACATCAGATTGGGAACGCTGACTGCCTTTACGGCAGGTACTATAAATATAGCATCCCTATTAATATTTCTCTCTTTTACGTCAAACGTGACAGGGCACTATGCTATCCTGGCAGCAGAGATCAGTAAAGGAAACTGGACGCAGGTAGCGGTGGTAGGACTTTGGATCTTCCTTTTCTTCTTCGGAAGCTTCGTATCGAATTTTATTGTCATTAATTTCAATAAAAAAAGCAAATATTTTGCTCATTCGATGCCTATTGTGCTGGAGATCATCTGTTTGTTGTTTGTAGGAGTATACGGGCAGTTTTTCTACCAGAAAACACTGGAAGAAACGGAATACCTGGTCGCATTGATGCTGTTTGCCACAGGTCTTCAGAATGGTCTCACGGCAAGTATCTCCAATTTCTCCGTGAAGACGACCCACCTTACGGGGACCACCACCGACCTTGGAATTCTGTTTTCCATGTTTACGCAGAAGAAATTCAGGAAGAACGGGGAACTGATCGGAAGAGCCAAACTTTTATCAAGTATCATGGTTGCCTATGTTTTTGGTGCAGTGTTCTCCGGGCTGACTTATTATTACCTGGAATTCAGAGTATTTTACGTCATTAGTCTCTGTCTCTTAGTCGTGATCGGGTATGATGCCTATAAAATTCACATCAGACACTTCAACACCCAGTACAGGTACAGCAAAATTTACAAGAAGCCAAATCTAATGGCCTACCTGTACGATAAAATTCATGGAGTTCCTGAACTTAAAACAAAAAGAGAAAAAAAGCGCAAGCTTGTATTCGATGAATAG